Proteins found in one Nicotiana tabacum cultivar K326 unplaced genomic scaffold, ASM71507v2 Un00198, whole genome shotgun sequence genomic segment:
- the LOC142179034 gene encoding alcohol acyl transferase 1 allele RGa-like, whose translation MSSSRPLVISMTLQKPELVIPATTTPRERKHLSDIDDQGSLRFQIPILMFYKYNPSMEGKDPVNLIKEGLSKTLVFYYPLAGRIIELMPDRKLVVDCNGEGILFVEADAQVELDKLGDSIKPPCPYLDQLLYNVPESAGIIDCPLLLVQVTRFSCGGFAVGFRLNHTMMDAYGVKLFLNALTELIKGASTPTILPVWQRHILSARSSPCITCTHHEFDDHKSNNINAWDQDNTKLIQHSFFFGNKEMEAIQDHISPNQRVIYKKFELLVAFLWKCRTIALGLHPEEIVHLTYLVNVRGKSLKFELPLGYYGNAWVSPAAVSKAGLLCSSPLTYAIDLVRKVKDQMNEEYVRSVADLMVIKGRPELTKSWNFIISDNRSAGFDEIDFGWGLPIFGGVPKAISVISFCLPLKNNMGEKGILIAISLPPLAMKKFQEIVQDTCHNPKFQPVVIAHNIPARRAKI comes from the exons ATGTCAAGTTCAAGACCATTAGTGATATCAATGACGCTGCAAAAGCCAGAATTAGTAATTCCAGCAACAACAACACCTCGTGAGAGAAAACATCTTTCTGATATAGATGATCAAGGGAGTCTTCGTTTTCAAATTCCCATATTAATGTTTTACAAATATAATCCTTCAATGGAAGGCAAAGATCCTGTAAATCTCATCAAAGAAGGATTGTCAAAGACACTAGTGTTTTACTATCCATTAGCTGGTAGGATCATTGAATTAATGCCTGATAGGAAGCTTGTTGTGGATTGCAATGGTGAAGGAATCTTGTTTGTAGAAGCTGATGCCCAAGTGGAGCTTGACAAGTTAGGAGACTCCATTAAACCACCATGCCCATACTTGGATCAATTGCTATACAATGTGCCTGAATCTGCTGGTATCATTGACTGTCCTCTTTTGTTAGTTCAG gtGACCCGTTTTAGCTGTGGAGGATTTGCTGTTGGATTCAGATTAAATCACACTATGATGGATGCCTATGGTGTGAAATTGTTTCTAAATGCTTTAACTGAATTGATCAAAGGAGCTTCAACACCTACTATATTACCCGTATGGCAAAGGCATATCTTAAGTGCTAGATCATCCCCATGCATTACATGTACGCACCATGAGTTTGATGATCACAAAAGCAATAATATTAATGCATGGGATCAAGACAATACTAAGTTGATACAACACTCATTCTTCTTTGGAAATAAAGAGATGGAAGCAATTCAAGACCACATTTCTCCAAACCAACGTGTAATTTATAAAAAATTCGAGTTATTAGTTGCATTTTTATGGAAGTGTCGTACGATTGCTCTTGGTCTGCATCCCGAAGAGATTGTCCATTTGACTTACCTTGTTAATGTACGTGGAAAATCACTAAAATTCGAACTCCCCTTAGGATATTATGGGAATGCATGGGTTTCTCCAGCAGCAGTATCAAAAGCAGGATTGTTATGTTCAAGTCCTTTAACATATGCAATTGATTTGGTTAGAAAAGTTAAAGATCAAATGAACGAAGAATACGTCAGATCAGTGGCGGATTTAATGGTGATTAAAGGGAGACCGGAGTTGACAAAATCTTGGAATTTTATTATCTCAGATAATAGATCTGCTGGATTTGATGAAATAGATTTTGGATGGGGATTGCCTATTTTTGGAGGGGTTCCAAAAGCTATATCTGTGATTAGCTTTTGTCTTCCTCTTAAAAATAACATGGGAGAAAAAGGTATTTTGATAGCTATAAGTTTGCCTCCACTGGCCATGAAAAAATTTCAAGAGATTGTACAAGATacttgtcacaatccaaaatttCAGCCCGTCGTTATAGCGCATAACATACCGGCTAGGAGAGCCAAAATATAA